A part of Citrifermentans bremense genomic DNA contains:
- the cbiQ gene encoding cobalt ECF transporter T component CbiQ, whose translation MAMHHLKAHICDASHPVNRIDPRVKLLCALALLVMVISCRGVAFPLLVSVSSLALCRYIGTTWRLLALRFSEPLFIAATVLLLKMFFSGSDPLFSFGVAGYELAAYREGLKEGVLIASRILGGVSLLAVVGFSTPFTDLMAALSWLRVPQVLVDVALFAWRYLFLLLEEAQVVYNAQKNRLGYVGYRRSLSSFGTLAGVLVIKAFDNSQSITTAMVQRGYDGDMPMTLQRPLRLTEVASALLFILAMIALRSSV comes from the coding sequence ATGGCGATGCACCACCTGAAGGCGCATATCTGCGACGCCTCTCACCCGGTCAACCGCATCGACCCCAGGGTGAAGCTCCTCTGCGCCTTGGCGCTGCTGGTCATGGTAATCAGCTGCCGGGGCGTCGCCTTCCCGCTGCTGGTCTCGGTCTCAAGCCTCGCCCTCTGCCGCTACATCGGAACGACCTGGCGCCTCCTCGCCCTGCGCTTTTCCGAGCCGCTCTTCATCGCGGCCACCGTCCTCCTGCTGAAGATGTTCTTTTCCGGGAGCGACCCTCTTTTCTCGTTCGGCGTCGCAGGCTACGAGCTTGCCGCCTACCGGGAGGGGCTGAAAGAAGGGGTGCTCATTGCGAGCCGCATTCTGGGGGGTGTATCGCTCCTTGCCGTGGTCGGCTTCTCGACCCCGTTCACCGACCTGATGGCCGCGCTCTCCTGGCTCAGGGTGCCCCAGGTCCTGGTCGACGTGGCACTCTTCGCCTGGCGCTACCTCTTCCTGCTCCTCGAGGAGGCGCAGGTGGTCTACAACGCGCAGAAGAACCGCCTGGGCTACGTCGGCTACCGGCGCTCCCTCTCCTCGTTCGGGACCCTCGCCGGGGTGCTGGTGATCAAGGCCTTCGACAACAGCCAGAGCATCACCACCGCGATGGTGCAGCGCGGCTACGACGGCGACATGCCCATGACGCTGCAAAGGCCCCTGCGTTTGACCGAGGTCGCCTCCGCCCTCCTGTTCATCCTGGCGATGATCGCCCTCAGAAGCAGCGTGTAA
- a CDS encoding cobalt ABC transporter permease, translated as MPERRRKWKILLMHLVLLPTLLFAFYFFTLAPKSWEGVDEAVVEKIAREHGREATAPLIEPGSGDLLLFGFLVGGVVAGFAAGYYWRQLTGKDK; from the coding sequence ATGCCTGAACGCAGAAGGAAGTGGAAGATACTGCTGATGCACCTGGTGCTGCTCCCGACGCTTTTGTTCGCGTTTTACTTCTTCACCCTGGCGCCCAAGTCCTGGGAAGGGGTGGACGAGGCGGTGGTGGAGAAGATCGCCAGGGAGCACGGACGCGAGGCAACTGCACCGCTGATCGAGCCGGGCTCCGGTGACCTCCTCCTTTTCGGGTTCCTGGTGGGGGGCGTGGTCGCCGGTTTCGCAGCCGGGTACTATTGGCGCCAGCTGACGGGGAAGGACAAGTAA
- a CDS encoding energy-coupling factor ABC transporter permease, with the protein MTLVALPLLSATPAFAMHISEGILPFHWAAFWYLVLAPFVALGVRRLNAISREDLSLKPLVGLLAAVVFIISCMPIPVPTAGTCSHPCGTGVAAILVGPLVSVLIAAVSLLIQALFLAHGGLSTLGANTFSMGVVGSFAGWLAFRGARRLGGSLAVAGFVAGLLADWATYAATALILSLGIRGEASFTPLFVKVVLAFLPTQLPLGILEGVITAGMVTLLYRKRPDLLVKMRVITEKELPAHA; encoded by the coding sequence ATGACGCTGGTTGCGCTGCCGCTTCTCTCCGCCACCCCGGCCTTCGCCATGCACATCTCCGAAGGGATACTCCCTTTCCACTGGGCCGCCTTCTGGTATCTGGTGCTGGCCCCCTTCGTCGCCCTCGGGGTGAGGCGCCTGAACGCCATCTCGCGCGAGGACCTTTCCCTCAAGCCGCTGGTGGGTCTTTTGGCTGCGGTGGTCTTCATCATCTCCTGCATGCCGATCCCGGTCCCGACCGCCGGGACCTGCTCGCATCCCTGCGGCACCGGCGTTGCCGCTATCCTGGTGGGACCTCTGGTCAGCGTGCTGATCGCCGCGGTCTCGCTGCTGATCCAGGCGCTCTTCCTCGCCCACGGCGGGCTCTCCACGCTGGGCGCCAACACCTTCTCCATGGGGGTGGTGGGCTCCTTTGCCGGGTGGCTCGCCTTTCGTGGCGCCCGGCGCCTGGGGGGAAGCCTCGCCGTCGCCGGGTTCGTCGCCGGACTTCTCGCCGACTGGGCGACCTACGCCGCAACCGCGCTCATCCTGTCGCTCGGCATCCGGGGTGAGGCGTCTTTTACGCCGCTCTTCGTCAAGGTGGTGCTCGCCTTCCTGCCAACCCAGCTGCCTCTGGGGATACTGGAAGGTGTCATCACGGCGGGGATGGTCACGCTTTTGTACCGCAAACGTCCCGATCTCCTGGTGAAGATGCGGGTAATAACGGAAAAGGAGCTCCCTGCCCATGCCTGA
- the thiC gene encoding phosphomethylpyrimidine synthase ThiC, with protein MMTQIESARAGITTPQMAQVALDEHLTPDYVREKVALGQIVIPWNHVRKPKVAGIGVGLRTKVNASIGTSSDIIDYEAEVKKGLAAQESGADTLMELSVGGDLDRVRREVIAAVDLPVGNVPLYQAFCEAARKYGDPNKLDEEMLFDIIERQCADGMAFMAVHCGINLYTLERLRKQGYRYGGLVSKGGVSMAAWMIANNRENPLYEKFDRVVEILKRYDTVLSLGNGLRAGAIHDSSDRAQIQELLINCELAELGRDMGCQMLVEGPGHVPLDEVEGNIKLQKRMSGGAPYYMLGPIATDVAPGFDHITAAIGAAQSSRYGADLICYITPAEHLALPNEEDVRMGVKAAKIAAYIGDMNKYPEKGRERDKEMSKARRDLNWQRQFELALFPEDAAAIRKSRVPEDEQTCTMCGDFCASRGAGKIFAGDLRGDKI; from the coding sequence TTGATGACGCAGATAGAATCGGCGCGTGCCGGCATCACCACCCCGCAGATGGCGCAGGTCGCTTTAGACGAACATTTGACGCCGGATTACGTCCGGGAAAAGGTGGCCCTGGGACAGATAGTGATCCCCTGGAACCACGTCAGAAAGCCCAAGGTGGCCGGGATCGGTGTCGGCTTGAGGACCAAGGTGAACGCCTCCATCGGGACCTCCTCCGACATCATCGACTACGAGGCCGAGGTGAAGAAGGGGCTCGCGGCGCAGGAATCCGGGGCCGACACCCTGATGGAACTCTCCGTCGGCGGCGACTTGGACCGGGTGCGGCGCGAGGTGATCGCGGCGGTGGACCTCCCGGTAGGCAATGTTCCGCTCTACCAAGCCTTTTGCGAAGCGGCCAGGAAGTACGGCGACCCCAACAAGCTCGACGAGGAGATGCTCTTCGACATCATCGAGAGGCAGTGCGCCGACGGCATGGCTTTCATGGCGGTGCACTGCGGCATCAACCTCTACACCCTGGAGCGCCTGAGGAAGCAGGGGTACCGCTACGGTGGCCTTGTCTCCAAGGGGGGGGTGAGCATGGCGGCCTGGATGATCGCCAACAACCGGGAAAATCCGCTCTACGAGAAATTCGACCGCGTAGTGGAGATCCTGAAGCGCTACGACACGGTGCTGTCGCTCGGAAACGGTCTTCGGGCCGGCGCCATCCACGACTCCAGCGACCGTGCGCAGATCCAGGAGCTTTTGATCAACTGCGAGCTGGCCGAGTTGGGGCGCGACATGGGGTGCCAGATGCTGGTGGAGGGGCCGGGACACGTGCCTCTCGACGAGGTCGAGGGAAACATCAAGCTGCAAAAGCGGATGAGCGGCGGCGCCCCCTATTACATGCTGGGGCCGATAGCCACCGACGTCGCCCCCGGCTTCGACCACATCACCGCGGCGATAGGCGCCGCCCAGTCTTCGCGCTATGGCGCCGACCTGATCTGCTACATCACCCCGGCCGAGCACCTGGCACTTCCCAACGAGGAGGACGTCCGGATGGGGGTGAAGGCCGCTAAGATCGCAGCCTACATCGGCGACATGAACAAGTACCCCGAAAAGGGGAGGGAGCGTGACAAGGAGATGAGCAAGGCGAGGAGGGACCTCAACTGGCAGCGCCAGTTCGAGCTCGCCCTGTTCCCCGAGGACGCCGCCGCCATCAGGAAGAGCCGCGTCCCCGAAGACGAGCAGACCTGCACCATGTGCGGCGACTTCTGCGCCTCACGCGGCGCTGGCAAGATCTTCGCGGGCGACCTGCGGGGTGACAAGATCTGA
- a CDS encoding cobyrinate a,c-diamide synthase — protein sequence MVTKRIVIAAPSSGCGKTTVTLGIMAALKRRGLKVAPFKVGPDFIDPGYHRLVTGVPSVNLDGWICDPGFLRESFLHHAAAADIAVVEGAMGLFDGIDGISESGSSAQVAKELRAPVVLVVDARSQARSAAALVHGFACFDPALRVAGVIFNNVASENHERILREALAAALPSVQVIGCLPRDPALGIPSRHLGLVTAEDNPLSDSFLDHLVEVVEHHLYLDALLDLDVDRLWEDAAPAAVSASADPERVRIAVARDAAFCFVYEDNLRLLEQSGAELCYFSPLADSSLPEDIGGIYLPGGYPELFAARLAANQPLKEEIRAAVEGGMPVYAECGGFIYLTQGVAAEEETHSFAGIFPVQSRMLPRRKALGYREVELLEDCIIGRRGSIARGHEFHYSEMEEMPPDVERLYRVTRKGVDLAPEGYRYKNCLASYIHLHFGSSPDLAPHFVGEARAYRKRSLT from the coding sequence GTGGTGACGAAGCGCATCGTCATAGCGGCCCCCTCCAGCGGCTGCGGGAAGACCACCGTGACCCTGGGGATCATGGCCGCCCTGAAAAGGCGCGGCCTCAAGGTCGCCCCCTTCAAGGTCGGGCCGGACTTCATCGATCCCGGCTACCACCGGCTGGTGACCGGTGTCCCCTCCGTTAACCTGGACGGCTGGATCTGCGATCCCGGCTTCCTGAGGGAGAGCTTCCTGCACCATGCGGCCGCTGCGGACATCGCCGTCGTCGAGGGGGCAATGGGGCTCTTCGACGGGATCGACGGGATCTCCGAATCAGGGAGCAGCGCGCAGGTAGCAAAGGAACTTCGCGCACCGGTGGTCCTCGTGGTGGACGCGCGCAGCCAGGCGAGAAGCGCCGCAGCGCTGGTGCACGGTTTCGCCTGCTTCGATCCGGCGCTCCGGGTGGCCGGCGTCATCTTCAACAACGTCGCCAGCGAGAACCACGAACGCATCCTGCGGGAGGCGCTGGCCGCTGCGTTGCCAAGCGTGCAGGTGATCGGCTGCCTCCCCAGGGACCCCGCACTCGGCATCCCGTCGCGCCACCTGGGGCTGGTGACGGCGGAGGACAACCCTCTTTCGGATTCCTTCCTGGACCACCTGGTAGAGGTCGTGGAACATCACCTTTACCTCGACGCGCTCTTGGACCTGGACGTTGACAGGCTTTGGGAAGATGCCGCGCCAGCTGCCGTAAGCGCCTCGGCCGACCCGGAGCGGGTGCGGATCGCGGTGGCGCGGGACGCCGCCTTCTGCTTCGTCTATGAGGACAACCTGCGGCTTCTGGAGCAAAGCGGGGCCGAGCTCTGCTACTTCTCCCCGCTTGCCGACAGCTCGCTTCCGGAAGATATCGGCGGCATCTACCTCCCCGGCGGTTACCCTGAGCTCTTCGCGGCGCGGCTTGCCGCCAACCAACCTTTGAAAGAAGAGATCCGCGCGGCGGTGGAGGGGGGGATGCCCGTCTACGCCGAATGCGGAGGGTTCATCTACCTGACCCAGGGGGTCGCCGCGGAAGAGGAAACCCACAGCTTTGCCGGCATTTTCCCGGTGCAGAGCCGGATGCTGCCGCGCCGCAAGGCGCTCGGGTACCGCGAGGTGGAGTTGCTGGAAGATTGCATCATCGGCCGCAGGGGGAGCATCGCCCGCGGCCACGAGTTCCACTATTCCGAGATGGAAGAGATGCCCCCCGACGTGGAGCGCCTGTACCGGGTCACCCGCAAGGGAGTTGATCTCGCGCCGGAAGGGTACCGCTACAAGAATTGCCTCGCCTCGTACATACATCTACACTTCGGCAGCTCGCCTGACCTGGCTCCTCATTTCGTGGGAGAGGCAAGGGCATACCGCAAAAGGAGCCTTACTTGA
- a CDS encoding histidine phosphatase family protein, producing MMERTRLHLIRHGEVERPHCYNGQYDVRLTARGEEQYQLLKPRLDPDRISALYTSDLIRTVRGGEILGPYLGVEPRKVPQFRELNCGEWQGLSVTDIQRDRPDEWAARLADLEHFRAPGGESLGDLAGRVLPALKEIVARHRGEEVLVVAHGGVNRIILMDAIGAPLSSFFSIDQQYCGMNLIDYYADGNTVVQLVNG from the coding sequence ATGATGGAGAGAACACGCCTGCACCTGATCCGCCATGGCGAGGTGGAAAGGCCGCATTGTTACAACGGCCAGTATGACGTGCGCCTGACCGCGCGGGGGGAGGAGCAGTACCAGCTCTTGAAGCCGCGCCTCGACCCGGACCGGATCAGCGCCCTTTACACCAGCGACCTCATAAGGACCGTCCGCGGCGGCGAGATCCTTGGCCCCTACCTCGGCGTGGAGCCCAGGAAGGTGCCGCAGTTCAGGGAGCTCAACTGCGGGGAGTGGCAGGGGCTTTCCGTGACCGATATCCAGCGGGACCGCCCCGACGAGTGGGCCGCGCGGCTGGCGGACCTGGAGCATTTCCGCGCGCCGGGGGGGGAGAGTCTGGGGGATCTGGCGGGACGGGTGCTTCCCGCCCTGAAGGAGATCGTGGCGAGGCACAGGGGGGAGGAGGTGCTGGTGGTGGCACATGGGGGAGTGAACCGGATCATCCTCATGGATGCCATAGGCGCGCCCCTTTCATCCTTTTTCAGCATCGACCAGCAGTACTGCGGCATGAACCTGATTGATTACTACGCCGATGGCAACACGGTGGTGCAGTTGGTGAACGGCTAA
- the cobS gene encoding adenosylcobinamide-GDP ribazoletransferase, whose product MRLFLIAFQFLTILPLPFAVRCEEEDLGLSMSFFPLVGLALGALLAGVDYLLAPLLPRSVGDLVLITLMSVATGALHLDGLSDVADGLAARGSRERFLEIMKDSRVGAVGAVALVLGLGLKYQALLAVPLQYKREALFLFPMAARCAQVQMTVGAKRARKDGLGSAFVGGAGLTQLMVACLLTFVAGYLLLGLTGVICLLFLFLLTWCLKLWSHQRLGGVTGDVIGCASELNEIFFLLVLLALLRQGGAGA is encoded by the coding sequence ATGAGACTTTTCCTGATCGCCTTCCAGTTTCTCACCATCCTCCCCCTGCCTTTCGCGGTCCGCTGCGAGGAGGAGGACCTGGGGCTCTCCATGTCCTTCTTCCCCCTGGTGGGGCTCGCCCTGGGGGCGCTCCTGGCGGGGGTGGACTACCTCCTCGCCCCGCTCCTTCCCCGGAGCGTCGGGGACCTGGTCCTGATCACGCTGATGAGCGTGGCGACGGGGGCGCTGCACCTGGACGGCCTGTCCGACGTAGCCGACGGGCTCGCCGCCCGCGGCTCCCGCGAGCGTTTCCTGGAGATCATGAAGGACTCCCGCGTCGGGGCCGTAGGCGCGGTTGCCCTGGTGCTGGGGCTGGGGCTCAAGTACCAGGCGCTTTTGGCGGTGCCGCTCCAGTACAAGCGGGAGGCGCTCTTCCTCTTCCCGATGGCGGCGCGCTGTGCCCAGGTGCAGATGACGGTGGGCGCGAAGCGGGCCAGAAAGGACGGGCTGGGTTCAGCCTTCGTGGGAGGGGCCGGGCTCACCCAGCTCATGGTCGCCTGCCTTCTCACCTTTGTCGCTGGGTATCTCCTGCTGGGGTTGACCGGCGTGATATGCCTGCTCTTTCTCTTTCTCCTCACCTGGTGCCTGAAACTATGGTCGCACCAAAGGCTCGGTGGGGTGACCGGAGACGTGATCGGCTGCGCCAGCGAATTGAACGAGATCTTTTTCCTGCTGGTCCTCCTGGCACTTTTGCGTCAGGGGGGAGCAGGAGCATAG
- the cobT gene encoding nicotinate-nucleotide--dimethylbenzimidazole phosphoribosyltransferase, with product MELLESALAKIQPLDEALLAQAQAKLDNKTKPQGSLGLLEDMARRYAAITGDLTPKIGRKVIFTFAGDHGIVEEGVSLFPKEVTPQMVLNFLRGGAGVNVLARHAGAEVRVVDVGVDYDFEPTEGLIIKKIAKGTRNFAKGSAMTREEAVAAIEVGIALADRAKAEGIAMVGTGEMGIGNTSPSSAIIAAFAGCSVREVTHRGTGIGDQALEHKIKVIQAGLDLNRPNPEDPLDVLSKVGGLEIAGIAGLVLGAAANRIPVVVDGFISTAGALIACEMHPNVKEYIFAAHNSVEIGHQMMLQRIGARPILDLQLRLGEGTGAALAMGLIEAGVKVLNEMATFEEAGVASS from the coding sequence ATGGAACTTCTGGAATCGGCGCTGGCTAAAATCCAGCCGTTAGACGAGGCGCTTTTGGCGCAGGCGCAGGCCAAGCTGGACAACAAGACCAAGCCGCAGGGGTCCCTGGGACTCCTGGAGGATATGGCGCGCCGCTACGCCGCCATCACCGGCGACCTCACCCCCAAGATCGGAAGGAAGGTCATCTTCACCTTCGCCGGCGACCACGGCATCGTGGAGGAGGGGGTCTCCCTCTTCCCGAAGGAAGTGACCCCCCAGATGGTGCTCAACTTCCTGCGCGGAGGCGCGGGGGTGAACGTCCTAGCCCGTCACGCGGGCGCAGAGGTGCGGGTGGTAGACGTCGGGGTCGATTACGATTTCGAGCCGACTGAAGGGCTCATCATCAAGAAGATCGCCAAAGGGACCCGCAACTTCGCCAAGGGAAGCGCCATGACCCGCGAGGAGGCGGTGGCCGCTATCGAGGTCGGCATCGCCCTTGCGGACCGCGCCAAGGCCGAGGGTATCGCCATGGTGGGGACCGGCGAGATGGGGATCGGCAACACCAGCCCCTCCTCCGCCATCATCGCGGCCTTCGCCGGCTGCAGCGTGCGCGAGGTGACCCATCGCGGCACCGGGATCGGGGACCAGGCGCTGGAGCACAAGATCAAGGTGATCCAGGCGGGCCTCGACCTGAACCGCCCCAACCCGGAGGACCCACTGGACGTGCTCTCCAAGGTGGGGGGGCTGGAGATCGCCGGCATCGCCGGGCTGGTGCTCGGTGCTGCCGCCAACCGGATCCCGGTCGTCGTGGACGGCTTCATCTCCACCGCGGGGGCGCTTATCGCCTGCGAGATGCATCCGAACGTCAAAGAGTACATCTTCGCCGCCCACAACTCGGTGGAGATAGGCCACCAGATGATGCTGCAGCGGATCGGCGCCAGGCCGATACTCGACCTGCAACTGCGGTTAGGCGAGGGGACCGGCGCTGCTCTTGCCATGGGGCTCATCGAGGCAGGCGTGAAGGTCCTGAACGAGATGGCGACCTTTGAAGAGGCCGGAGTGGCCTCCTCCTAG
- the cobU gene encoding bifunctional adenosylcobinamide kinase/adenosylcobinamide-phosphate guanylyltransferase, producing MSKVVLVTGGSRSGKSRFAETLALGYPAMRGYLATAEAGDAEMAERIARHQGRRGEEWHTMEEPLQVEEKVRANDGRFQVILLDCVTLWLSNLLFSCEGGAAEALSRVERFTESFKSLQTPLVIVTNEVGMGIVPEHPLSRTFRDLSGEANELIAARADEVHVCFAGLPLKLKG from the coding sequence ATGTCCAAAGTGGTACTGGTGACCGGCGGGAGCCGCAGCGGCAAGAGCAGGTTCGCCGAGACGCTCGCCCTGGGGTACCCCGCCATGCGCGGGTATCTCGCGACCGCCGAGGCGGGGGACGCGGAGATGGCCGAGCGCATCGCGCGCCACCAGGGGCGCCGCGGCGAGGAGTGGCATACCATGGAGGAGCCGCTGCAGGTCGAGGAGAAGGTCCGCGCCAACGACGGCCGTTTTCAGGTCATCCTCCTCGACTGCGTGACACTCTGGCTCTCGAACCTGCTGTTTAGTTGCGAGGGAGGGGCTGCCGAGGCGCTGTCGCGGGTGGAGCGTTTCACCGAGAGCTTCAAGAGCTTGCAGACCCCCCTGGTCATCGTCACCAACGAGGTGGGGATGGGGATCGTCCCCGAGCACCCGCTCTCGCGCACCTTTCGGGACCTCTCCGGTGAGGCGAACGAGTTGATCGCGGCGCGGGCGGACGAGGTGCATGTCTGCTTCGCCGGGCTGCCGCTGAAGCTGAAGGGATAG
- the yihA gene encoding ribosome biogenesis GTP-binding protein YihA/YsxC: MIVKQTEFIKSATKPSHYPEGSLPEIAFAGRSNVGKSSLVNVLVNRKNLVRTSSTPGRTQLINFFQVNDDFMLVDLPGYGYAKVPLAVKKEWRPMMETYLSKRRNLRGVVLILDIRRTPTEEDQQMLAWLRAFSVPPIIVITKCDKVSKNERAKQSSVIMEKLQLKKEDLNYFSALSREGKDAVWARIDALLAPEAAETAEIPQDPAQLDPVID, translated from the coding sequence TTGATAGTAAAGCAAACCGAGTTTATTAAAAGCGCCACGAAACCCTCCCATTATCCGGAGGGAAGCCTCCCCGAGATCGCCTTCGCCGGGCGCTCCAACGTAGGGAAGTCCTCTCTGGTCAACGTGCTGGTGAACCGGAAGAACCTGGTCCGCACCAGCTCCACCCCGGGCCGCACCCAGCTGATCAACTTCTTCCAGGTGAACGACGACTTCATGCTGGTGGACCTTCCCGGTTACGGCTACGCCAAGGTCCCCTTGGCCGTCAAGAAGGAATGGCGCCCCATGATGGAGACCTACCTCTCCAAGCGCCGCAACCTGCGCGGGGTGGTGCTGATCCTCGACATCCGCAGGACCCCGACCGAAGAGGACCAGCAGATGCTCGCCTGGCTGCGCGCCTTCTCCGTCCCCCCCATCATCGTGATCACCAAGTGCGACAAGGTCTCCAAGAACGAACGCGCCAAGCAGAGTTCCGTCATCATGGAGAAGCTGCAGCTGAAGAAGGAGGATCTAAACTACTTCTCGGCGCTCTCCAGGGAAGGGAAGGACGCGGTGTGGGCCCGCATAGATGCGCTGCTCGCGCCTGAGGCGGCGGAAACAGCGGAAATCCCGCAGGATCCGGCGCAGCTCGATCCGGTTATTGATTGA
- a CDS encoding HDOD domain-containing protein produces the protein MNKELETAIMSAADLPTIPIVAIKVMQLIESDSATADELAKIVSSDPAVAARVLKISNSSFYGCRRQIQTLSSAIVILGFSTLRSLVVAASVKQVYKPYGLTEKMLWEHSFAAGLAARIIANRTRIANEEEAFLAGLFHDIGKIIMNTLDRNKFQEVMQHCYNEGISFGQAERSVYPFSHAEVGAHVIRKWNFPEILTSAILHHHTLEFDEFEDPTVVNLTAITALANLFCLKLGIGIREPEEDIDLGSSKPAQMLKIGPETAQQLLETFDKAFQEDKALFIS, from the coding sequence ATGAACAAAGAACTCGAAACAGCGATCATGAGCGCGGCCGATCTGCCGACCATTCCCATCGTAGCGATAAAGGTAATGCAACTGATCGAGAGCGACAGCGCCACGGCGGACGAGCTGGCTAAGATCGTTTCCTCCGACCCCGCCGTCGCAGCCCGGGTGCTCAAGATCTCCAACTCCTCCTTCTACGGCTGCCGCCGGCAGATCCAGACACTTTCCAGCGCCATCGTCATCCTCGGGTTCAGCACGCTCAGAAGCCTCGTTGTCGCAGCTTCCGTCAAACAGGTCTACAAGCCTTACGGGCTCACCGAGAAGATGCTCTGGGAGCACTCCTTCGCGGCCGGGCTCGCGGCAAGGATCATAGCCAACCGCACCCGCATCGCCAACGAGGAGGAGGCCTTCCTCGCCGGGCTGTTCCACGACATCGGCAAGATCATCATGAACACGCTGGACCGCAACAAGTTCCAGGAAGTCATGCAGCACTGTTACAACGAGGGGATCTCCTTCGGACAGGCCGAGCGGAGCGTCTACCCCTTCAGCCACGCCGAAGTGGGAGCGCACGTGATCAGGAAGTGGAACTTCCCGGAGATCCTCACCAGCGCCATACTGCACCACCATACGCTGGAATTCGACGAGTTCGAGGATCCGACCGTGGTGAACCTTACCGCCATCACCGCCCTGGCGAACCTGTTCTGCCTGAAGCTGGGCATCGGGATCCGGGAGCCGGAGGAGGATATCGATCTGGGGAGCTCGAAACCGGCCCAGATGCTGAAGATCGGTCCGGAGACCGCACAACAGTTGCTGGAGACCTTCGACAAGGCCTTCCAGGAAGACAAGGCCCTGTTCATCAGCTAG
- a CDS encoding sensor histidine kinase — MKLNTKLVMIMLTMLIVATAMLFILNQVSQNDLVGEIQESSTVVSKAIQLSVEDLTSEVESSRLTEYLQQAKSKGVNEINIINNEGEIINSSDPAQVGKKREIKKLEKGLRASRRGGGGGSLKPYDLVVPVIVGDEQLGYVQVNLLLDNIRDIQHANFVRRLAATTIVFMMGMILIIYLARRYTRPIHRLAAGVKDVSGGDLSVTFQVGSGDEIGELAENLNEMVEKLREKEQLEKRLYEAEHLSKVGQLAAGIAHEIRNPLNYISLAIDHLKSEFLPSCPEKAQELDSIANNIKEEVRKANYMVLNFMNYGRPLKLRLQRVCYPELVDKAMQIMQDRLDERGIQVVREIPQDLPPMLADPELMRNCLCNFISNSTQAMPEGGKLTIGASMDPDSGLFRLTFSDEGTGIEPQDLEKVFQPYFTTKEAGIGLGLAITERIVREHGGSITVQSTKGEGTTFSVTLPAAAA; from the coding sequence ATGAAACTCAATACCAAGCTGGTGATGATCATGCTCACCATGCTTATCGTGGCAACAGCGATGCTCTTCATCCTGAACCAGGTGAGCCAGAACGACCTGGTGGGGGAGATCCAGGAGAGCTCGACCGTGGTGTCGAAGGCGATCCAGCTAAGCGTGGAAGACCTGACCTCCGAGGTCGAATCATCGCGCCTGACCGAGTACCTCCAGCAGGCGAAGAGCAAAGGGGTCAACGAGATCAACATCATCAACAACGAGGGGGAGATCATCAACTCCTCGGATCCCGCCCAGGTCGGCAAGAAACGGGAAATCAAAAAGCTGGAGAAGGGGCTCAGGGCGTCGCGCCGCGGCGGCGGAGGGGGCTCGCTCAAGCCCTATGACCTGGTGGTTCCGGTCATCGTAGGGGACGAGCAACTCGGTTACGTGCAGGTGAACCTCCTTCTCGACAACATCCGCGACATCCAGCACGCCAACTTCGTCAGGCGGCTCGCCGCCACCACCATCGTGTTCATGATGGGGATGATACTGATCATCTACCTGGCGCGCCGCTACACACGGCCGATCCACCGGCTGGCTGCCGGGGTCAAAGACGTGTCGGGGGGGGACTTGAGCGTCACCTTCCAGGTGGGAAGCGGCGACGAGATCGGGGAGCTGGCCGAGAACCTGAACGAGATGGTGGAGAAGCTGAGGGAAAAGGAGCAGCTTGAAAAGCGCCTCTACGAGGCGGAGCACCTCTCCAAGGTGGGGCAGCTGGCAGCGGGTATCGCCCACGAGATCAGGAACCCGCTCAATTACATCAGCCTCGCCATCGACCACCTGAAGAGCGAATTCCTCCCATCCTGCCCCGAAAAGGCGCAGGAGCTGGATTCGATCGCCAACAACATCAAGGAAGAGGTGCGCAAGGCCAACTACATGGTGCTCAACTTCATGAATTACGGCCGCCCCTTGAAGCTGCGGCTGCAGCGGGTATGCTACCCTGAGCTCGTGGACAAGGCGATGCAGATCATGCAGGACCGGCTCGACGAGAGGGGGATCCAGGTGGTTCGGGAGATCCCCCAGGACCTGCCGCCGATGCTGGCGGACCCGGAGCTCATGCGCAACTGCCTCTGCAACTTCATCAGCAACAGCACCCAGGCGATGCCGGAGGGGGGGAAGCTGACCATCGGCGCCAGCATGGACCCGGATTCCGGCCTCTTCCGCCTCACCTTCAGCGACGAGGGAACGGGCATCGAGCCCCAGGACCTGGAGAAGGTCTTCCAGCCCTACTTCACCACCAAAGAGGCGGGGATCGGCCTGGGCCTCGCCATCACCGAGCGCATAGTGAGGGAGCACGGCGGCAGCATCACGGTTCAGAGCACCAAAGGGGAAGGGACCACCTTCTCGGTCACCCTCCCGGCAGCAGCGGCGTAA